The following coding sequences are from one Rhipicephalus microplus isolate Deutch F79 chromosome 3, USDA_Rmic, whole genome shotgun sequence window:
- the LOC142761626 gene encoding uncharacterized protein F13E9.13, mitochondrial-like isoform X2, producing MSSMLARPDDFVAQVPRNFQTYALCCDWHDTCASIARFGGTPFNKMKCKEIVDAACEEAAMYKKCGVDGVLVENMFDVPYVKPNQAGPELNAFMARVCTEVKKILPSLPCGVQILAGNNKSALAVAAATGFQFVRAEGFVFGHVADEGIMESCASELLRYRRIIDAEDILVFADIKKKHCSHAITSDVSILETMKAAEFFQCDGIILTGGATGLPPSTTELQEVKAEATVPVLLGSGITENNVQDFFAADAVIVGSSFKHGNIWSGALNALQVEAFMEKVHTLRQTLSYSS from the exons ATGTCGTCCATGTTAGCACGGCCAGATGACTTCGTTGCTCAAGTTCCGCGAAATTTTCAAACATACGCATTGTGCTGTGATTGGCATGATACATGTGCAAGCATTGCCAGGTTCGGCG GTACACCTTTCAACAAAATGAAATGCAAGGAGATAGTGGACGCAGCTTGTGAAGAAGCAGCAATGTACAAGAAATGCGGTGTT GATGGTGTCCTCGTTGAAAACATGTTCGACGTTCCTTATGTGAAACCGAATCAGGCTGGACCAGAATTGAATGCCTTCATGGCACGTGTCTGCACAGAAGTAAAAAAGATACTTCCTTCTTTGCCCTGTGGTGTACAAATACTTGCTGGAAATAATAAAAGTGCATTAGCTGTTGCAGCAGCCACAG GTTTCCAGTTCGTGCGTGCTGAAGGCTTCGTGTTTGGGCACGTGGCAGATGAAGGTATTATGGAATCCTGTGCCAGCGAGCTATTGCGCTACAGACGCATTATTGATGCTGAGGACATTCTTGTGTTTGCAGACATAAAGAAAAAACACTG TTCACATGCAATCACAAGTGATGTCAGCATCCTGGAAACAATGAAAGCAGCCGAATTCTTTCAGTGTGATGGCATCATCCTGACTGGAGGTGCAACAGGCCTTCCACCCAGTACCACTGAACTGCAAG AGGTGAAAGCAGAAGCAACAGTGCCCGTGCTACTTGGATCAGGAATCACAGAGAACAACGTTCAAGATTTTTTTGCAGCAGATGCAGTGATTGTAGGATCATCATTTAAACATGGAAATATCTGGAGCGGTGCACTGAATGCTCTACAGGTGGAGGCATTCATGGAAAAGGTGCACACACTACGTCAAACATTATCATATTCATCTTGA
- the LOC142761626 gene encoding uncharacterized protein F13E9.13, mitochondrial-like isoform X4 — MSSMLARPDDFVAQVPRNFQTYALCCDWHDTCASIARFGGKCTPFNKMKCKEIVDAACEEAAMYKKCGVDGVLVENMFDVPYVKPNQAGPELNAFMARVCTEVKKILPSLPCGVQILAGNNKSALAVAAATGFQFVRAEGFVFGHVADEDIKKKHCSHAITSDVSILETMKAAEFFQCDGIILTGGATGLPPSTTELQEVKAEATVPVLLGSGITENNVQDFFAADAVIVGSSFKHGNIWSGALNALQVEAFMEKVHTLRQTLSYSS, encoded by the exons ATGTCGTCCATGTTAGCACGGCCAGATGACTTCGTTGCTCAAGTTCCGCGAAATTTTCAAACATACGCATTGTGCTGTGATTGGCATGATACATGTGCAAGCATTGCCAGGTTCGGCGGTAAAT GTACACCTTTCAACAAAATGAAATGCAAGGAGATAGTGGACGCAGCTTGTGAAGAAGCAGCAATGTACAAGAAATGCGGTGTT GATGGTGTCCTCGTTGAAAACATGTTCGACGTTCCTTATGTGAAACCGAATCAGGCTGGACCAGAATTGAATGCCTTCATGGCACGTGTCTGCACAGAAGTAAAAAAGATACTTCCTTCTTTGCCCTGTGGTGTACAAATACTTGCTGGAAATAATAAAAGTGCATTAGCTGTTGCAGCAGCCACAG GTTTCCAGTTCGTGCGTGCTGAAGGCTTCGTGTTTGGGCACGTGGCAGATGAAG ACATAAAGAAAAAACACTG TTCACATGCAATCACAAGTGATGTCAGCATCCTGGAAACAATGAAAGCAGCCGAATTCTTTCAGTGTGATGGCATCATCCTGACTGGAGGTGCAACAGGCCTTCCACCCAGTACCACTGAACTGCAAG AGGTGAAAGCAGAAGCAACAGTGCCCGTGCTACTTGGATCAGGAATCACAGAGAACAACGTTCAAGATTTTTTTGCAGCAGATGCAGTGATTGTAGGATCATCATTTAAACATGGAAATATCTGGAGCGGTGCACTGAATGCTCTACAGGTGGAGGCATTCATGGAAAAGGTGCACACACTACGTCAAACATTATCATATTCATCTTGA
- the LOC142761626 gene encoding uncharacterized protein F13E9.13, mitochondrial-like isoform X1, with amino-acid sequence MSSMLARPDDFVAQVPRNFQTYALCCDWHDTCASIARFGGKCTPFNKMKCKEIVDAACEEAAMYKKCGVDGVLVENMFDVPYVKPNQAGPELNAFMARVCTEVKKILPSLPCGVQILAGNNKSALAVAAATGFQFVRAEGFVFGHVADEGIMESCASELLRYRRIIDAEDILVFADIKKKHCSHAITSDVSILETMKAAEFFQCDGIILTGGATGLPPSTTELQEVKAEATVPVLLGSGITENNVQDFFAADAVIVGSSFKHGNIWSGALNALQVEAFMEKVHTLRQTLSYSS; translated from the exons ATGTCGTCCATGTTAGCACGGCCAGATGACTTCGTTGCTCAAGTTCCGCGAAATTTTCAAACATACGCATTGTGCTGTGATTGGCATGATACATGTGCAAGCATTGCCAGGTTCGGCGGTAAAT GTACACCTTTCAACAAAATGAAATGCAAGGAGATAGTGGACGCAGCTTGTGAAGAAGCAGCAATGTACAAGAAATGCGGTGTT GATGGTGTCCTCGTTGAAAACATGTTCGACGTTCCTTATGTGAAACCGAATCAGGCTGGACCAGAATTGAATGCCTTCATGGCACGTGTCTGCACAGAAGTAAAAAAGATACTTCCTTCTTTGCCCTGTGGTGTACAAATACTTGCTGGAAATAATAAAAGTGCATTAGCTGTTGCAGCAGCCACAG GTTTCCAGTTCGTGCGTGCTGAAGGCTTCGTGTTTGGGCACGTGGCAGATGAAGGTATTATGGAATCCTGTGCCAGCGAGCTATTGCGCTACAGACGCATTATTGATGCTGAGGACATTCTTGTGTTTGCAGACATAAAGAAAAAACACTG TTCACATGCAATCACAAGTGATGTCAGCATCCTGGAAACAATGAAAGCAGCCGAATTCTTTCAGTGTGATGGCATCATCCTGACTGGAGGTGCAACAGGCCTTCCACCCAGTACCACTGAACTGCAAG AGGTGAAAGCAGAAGCAACAGTGCCCGTGCTACTTGGATCAGGAATCACAGAGAACAACGTTCAAGATTTTTTTGCAGCAGATGCAGTGATTGTAGGATCATCATTTAAACATGGAAATATCTGGAGCGGTGCACTGAATGCTCTACAGGTGGAGGCATTCATGGAAAAGGTGCACACACTACGTCAAACATTATCATATTCATCTTGA
- the LOC142761626 gene encoding uncharacterized protein F13E9.13, mitochondrial-like isoform X3, protein MTSLLKFREIFKHTHCAVIGMIHVQALPGTPFNKMKCKEIVDAACEEAAMYKKCGVDGVLVENMFDVPYVKPNQAGPELNAFMARVCTEVKKILPSLPCGVQILAGNNKSALAVAAATGFQFVRAEGFVFGHVADEGIMESCASELLRYRRIIDAEDILVFADIKKKHCSHAITSDVSILETMKAAEFFQCDGIILTGGATGLPPSTTELQEVKAEATVPVLLGSGITENNVQDFFAADAVIVGSSFKHGNIWSGALNALQVEAFMEKVHTLRQTLSYSS, encoded by the exons ATGACTTCGTTGCTCAAGTTCCGCGAAATTTTCAAACATACGCATTGTGCTGTGATTGGCATGATACATGTGCAAGCATTGCCAG GTACACCTTTCAACAAAATGAAATGCAAGGAGATAGTGGACGCAGCTTGTGAAGAAGCAGCAATGTACAAGAAATGCGGTGTT GATGGTGTCCTCGTTGAAAACATGTTCGACGTTCCTTATGTGAAACCGAATCAGGCTGGACCAGAATTGAATGCCTTCATGGCACGTGTCTGCACAGAAGTAAAAAAGATACTTCCTTCTTTGCCCTGTGGTGTACAAATACTTGCTGGAAATAATAAAAGTGCATTAGCTGTTGCAGCAGCCACAG GTTTCCAGTTCGTGCGTGCTGAAGGCTTCGTGTTTGGGCACGTGGCAGATGAAGGTATTATGGAATCCTGTGCCAGCGAGCTATTGCGCTACAGACGCATTATTGATGCTGAGGACATTCTTGTGTTTGCAGACATAAAGAAAAAACACTG TTCACATGCAATCACAAGTGATGTCAGCATCCTGGAAACAATGAAAGCAGCCGAATTCTTTCAGTGTGATGGCATCATCCTGACTGGAGGTGCAACAGGCCTTCCACCCAGTACCACTGAACTGCAAG AGGTGAAAGCAGAAGCAACAGTGCCCGTGCTACTTGGATCAGGAATCACAGAGAACAACGTTCAAGATTTTTTTGCAGCAGATGCAGTGATTGTAGGATCATCATTTAAACATGGAAATATCTGGAGCGGTGCACTGAATGCTCTACAGGTGGAGGCATTCATGGAAAAGGTGCACACACTACGTCAAACATTATCATATTCATCTTGA
- the LOC142761626 gene encoding uncharacterized protein F13E9.13, mitochondrial-like isoform X5 — MKCKEIVDAACEEAAMYKKCGVDGVLVENMFDVPYVKPNQAGPELNAFMARVCTEVKKILPSLPCGVQILAGNNKSALAVAAATGFQFVRAEGFVFGHVADEGIMESCASELLRYRRIIDAEDILVFADIKKKHCSHAITSDVSILETMKAAEFFQCDGIILTGGATGLPPSTTELQEVKAEATVPVLLGSGITENNVQDFFAADAVIVGSSFKHGNIWSGALNALQVEAFMEKVHTLRQTLSYSS, encoded by the exons ATGAAATGCAAGGAGATAGTGGACGCAGCTTGTGAAGAAGCAGCAATGTACAAGAAATGCGGTGTT GATGGTGTCCTCGTTGAAAACATGTTCGACGTTCCTTATGTGAAACCGAATCAGGCTGGACCAGAATTGAATGCCTTCATGGCACGTGTCTGCACAGAAGTAAAAAAGATACTTCCTTCTTTGCCCTGTGGTGTACAAATACTTGCTGGAAATAATAAAAGTGCATTAGCTGTTGCAGCAGCCACAG GTTTCCAGTTCGTGCGTGCTGAAGGCTTCGTGTTTGGGCACGTGGCAGATGAAGGTATTATGGAATCCTGTGCCAGCGAGCTATTGCGCTACAGACGCATTATTGATGCTGAGGACATTCTTGTGTTTGCAGACATAAAGAAAAAACACTG TTCACATGCAATCACAAGTGATGTCAGCATCCTGGAAACAATGAAAGCAGCCGAATTCTTTCAGTGTGATGGCATCATCCTGACTGGAGGTGCAACAGGCCTTCCACCCAGTACCACTGAACTGCAAG AGGTGAAAGCAGAAGCAACAGTGCCCGTGCTACTTGGATCAGGAATCACAGAGAACAACGTTCAAGATTTTTTTGCAGCAGATGCAGTGATTGTAGGATCATCATTTAAACATGGAAATATCTGGAGCGGTGCACTGAATGCTCTACAGGTGGAGGCATTCATGGAAAAGGTGCACACACTACGTCAAACATTATCATATTCATCTTGA
- the LOC142761626 gene encoding uncharacterized protein F13E9.13, mitochondrial-like isoform X6 has protein sequence MWNKSGAQLDPSLTISCGRAYAFRSETDTESSLLRPQMRLGSMYFSRYMFALRSAPPESTGFSPAELVYGFQFVRAEGFVFGHVADEGIMESCASELLRYRRIIDAEDILVFADIKKKHCSHAITSDVSILETMKAAEFFQCDGIILTGGATGLPPSTTELQEVKAEATVPVLLGSGITENNVQDFFAADAVIVGSSFKHGNIWSGALNALQVEAFMEKVHTLRQTLSYSS, from the exons atgtggaataaaagtggtgcacagctcgatccatcactcACAATCTCATGCGGTAGAGCGTacgcattccgttctgaaacggatactgagagctctttgctacgtccacaaatgcgactgggaagcatGTATTTCTCCCGCtatatgttcgctttgagatcagctcctcctGAGAGCACTggctttagccctgcagagcttgtgtatg GTTTCCAGTTCGTGCGTGCTGAAGGCTTCGTGTTTGGGCACGTGGCAGATGAAGGTATTATGGAATCCTGTGCCAGCGAGCTATTGCGCTACAGACGCATTATTGATGCTGAGGACATTCTTGTGTTTGCAGACATAAAGAAAAAACACTG TTCACATGCAATCACAAGTGATGTCAGCATCCTGGAAACAATGAAAGCAGCCGAATTCTTTCAGTGTGATGGCATCATCCTGACTGGAGGTGCAACAGGCCTTCCACCCAGTACCACTGAACTGCAAG AGGTGAAAGCAGAAGCAACAGTGCCCGTGCTACTTGGATCAGGAATCACAGAGAACAACGTTCAAGATTTTTTTGCAGCAGATGCAGTGATTGTAGGATCATCATTTAAACATGGAAATATCTGGAGCGGTGCACTGAATGCTCTACAGGTGGAGGCATTCATGGAAAAGGTGCACACACTACGTCAAACATTATCATATTCATCTTGA